The Vigna angularis cultivar LongXiaoDou No.4 chromosome 6, ASM1680809v1, whole genome shotgun sequence genome contains the following window.
CAATGAGAATTAAGACAATGGATCACTCTTGTTACCTTTCTGGATCCCATGAATTATCAGCACACGTCCATTTTGATGGAAGAAGCGCACTTGCTGGTAATTTGCGCCACTTGAGACAATCTTCGCATTGAGCCCACTGGATCTTTTCACTGGGACAAATACAGATCATTGCTGGCAATTAATTACGAggttaaataaagtaaaaatatcaCCCAGTCTAAATGCGAAATTAAAGTGTTTTTTTGGAACTTAATGACAAGACatgcaaaacaataaaatatatacaaatcaTCCCCCTCATGTTTGAGCATTATATCAAGATAAAATGAAAGGTGAGGATGAGGAGTACTCTTGGAGTAACTTAATCCatcctctctctccctctctctatATATGTAAAGGATATATCAACTGctatgtaaatatataaaagaaggtGACCAAATCTAATTAAGGATAAGTGATTTACCCCACATTATCACTGGTAAAAATTGTTGGCTTCCCAAGCACTGGAGCTTCctgtaaaattattttcagCATGAAGGTTTCCACAATACATAATAATTTCCAGAACTCCTTCAATCAAATAAAGCACCAAGAAAGATGACCATAAGGTAGACACTAAAATTCCAATCCAACATTGGATGCACTACTCTAGAGACTGTGACGTCAGCTTTTAAGCCTGAAATGTGTTTAGCTTACGCAATCCCCAACTAAGAACAGTTGAGAATCATTAGTCTCCCCTTTTCCATTTCTTTTCAACCAGTGGCTATTGAACTTCAGTATTTCTACTCCCAGATCTAATAATATACATTGAATTGACTATATTTCAAATAAGATTACACAATGGATAAACTATATTGCCTGCAGATGGACAAGTCAGAACTATCATTTTGTTGGTTTGTGCGactattttgaaaatgaaaatgtattatcattttttattgaaGTATAAAGCATCAAATGAGAGGATCTAAGTCATTACATCCCAAAAAGTATAAAAACATCAGCAATCCATAGCACTTCCCGATATGAAGAGGGAATAATGGTACCTCGTATTCCTCAAATTCAAAACCTTCAATCACAACGATGCTCGGAATGTGGCTAGGAGGGGGCCGGAGCAGACCTTGAGCTTCTTGCCACGTAATCTTCAGCTCTATTAAATCCTCATTTTCAATTCTTAGACGTTTACTTTTTGAGCCCAATATgccactttttctttttctagatATTAATGATTTGCTCCCCAGTGCTTCTTTTGCTATGTATCCTGACTTGTCAACTTTAGACCATGAATTGGGATCAGCCAATTCAACCTAAATGTCAGGTGAAAAATGCAACCATGAGAATAATGTAAATGGCAATCTTTGGCAAGTACAACGTAGTTAGTTGTTTAATACTAACTTCACCATGTGCAGAAAATCCATTTCCAGACTTATTAGTTTCATTGTCCTGCAAAAAGAAATATATGCACACTACATATGTAAATTGTAAATATACAAgttcaaaatttcatcaaactAGGTAAATATAGAGGATTtgatataaatacaaaatatgcaaacaaaaaataacattattagtTCAATTAATAAATTGTCCTTTATAAGAAAATATCCATGACTATAAGGTAACCATAGTAACCTATGCTGACTTCAGGCCGGACAATCAGACAATATACAAAATTGAAGTACAATTATAGACTAGAGCGTTATAGAACCTTCGGACTGTATTTAAAAGATCTTAACTAAGGAAAGTGAAGAATTTGTACATGTCTCCCAACTAATGTAGCATGTATAATTATCCATACAAGCATTAGAGTTAACGATAGTAGACAAAGCTTCAATCAATTGTATGACTTAGACTAAAACACATAACTACACCTCAGAAAATTATACATTGCGGCTGTTAAAACAATTACCTGGTCGGATGGCACAGCACTCGAAGCCTTTCTAAATCCCATAACCAACCGTCCCTCTGGCTCCAAACGGCTAAATGTTACTGAGAAAAACAACTCAGGTCAGCCCTAAAACTAGAACTCAAATGGATGGTGGTACAACAATCAGAAATgcgagaaagaaaaaaaactacatAAGATTTAAAGATCGATGGATCCAATACGGATTGTACAAGGCAAGATCTTGAAGCATAATAATATAGAAGTCCTGAATGCAAGCGTAAGAAATATGGCCAGCGTTACCAGGCAAATTAAACACAgaataaagtttaataaaacCAAAATCCTTTGAGTTGAATAAAATAGCATCATGTTCAGTTGTAAGAGATATTTAAGACCGGGATGTTGGAGATATTTAAGAACATCTTTAGACTGTCTTGaaatatctttctttctttcttgattATTTCTTTACGTAGGGCCTGCTTTTGTACCCTTTTTTTCgaaagaaaatgttttcaattacAAGATTATGCAAGCTTTTTTGTGGAAATAACCGTTTCTACtactttttatcaaattttcaaatttctgcTCATGAAAAATAGCTCTATAAATGTCGTATATAAATCACTATTTTTTTCTAgcttaaataaagtaaattctTGACTAGGTAGTTAGCCATAAGGTGACAGTGGGTCAGGATGAGCAAAGAGGTACTGTTAAAACTATCCACAGGTTTTTTTATATTCACAGATATccattaattttttcaaaaatttaaagaaaatataaaacaaaaattaattgaCAAAATTCTTTTGCAAGATTTAGACTCCCAATCGTGGCACATACCTCTAtgaatttagtttaattattctCTCAATTCTTCTAAAAATACTGTTTAAAGATCCACAGATTACATTCTTTTTCTCCCATAAACAATGAACAAGATTTGTAATACtctttaaaagaataaaacaattcaaactatttaaaaaattctctttctaaaatataaattcaaatacgGCAACATCACATCAAGGCATAAGTTCTCAGTAAGccaaatatatcaataaaagcgcatttaaataaatcaaagttGGTGGGTCGGACATCTACAGGTATCGGTAGTAAGATATCCATCTCCTTCCCGGGTAGAGAAAAAACTATTCCGTTTAGTAGTACATGACCTAACTATTAGGACATTTCAATAATCTATTCCATGATATTATTTGTCATCTttgtctctcttctttttctttctcaacacTTAACCCATAATTCCTAACAATGGGCACGGAGAGGTTCGTGCAAATATAATTCATGAGACTAAAGTTTCACTTAAAGGGAAATGAACAAGAaaactctatatatatatatatatatatatatatatatatatatatatatatatatatatatatatatatatatatatatatatatatatatatatatatatattccaataCGTAAATCACCTTTGTGACAATGTCTTACCAGTGTCACCAGCCTGTAACTGCATGGACTGTATGCATGGAGTGACACCCTCTAAAACATACATTCTGCTGTTATTGTTTGGCCAGAAGCGAAATTGAAATATCCATTCCTTTCCCTTTGCATCAAGGATTTTAAGCGGCAATCCTTCGGGCTGAGAAATTGGTGGGAAGTAGGTCTGTCTCATGGAACAGAATACAATGTTATATAACCCTTGATagaatattcattaaaaaacaaatagatGACAATGCCAATAAGAAATAATTACTACGGCCAATACAAAGAAGCAATATCACACCTTCAGTAAAATCCAAAATGATACAGACGACTAACTAATCTGCAGTTAATGAAACTATAATTGACCAACATCGAGTACTTAAAGAGtgcataaaattatattatttatcatggAGACATTTGAATTATAAGTACATTTAACAATATACAGATTTTTAACATGCTTCTGAAAAAGCCTATTCTTAATATtcgtaaaatttaaaaagggCAGCTAGGAAGCTAAGAAAAAACAAGGTAAACCCGAAGCCTTTTCATCATTCAAATCCCAAACACTTATCTAGAATTCTCAAAATGACAGGATGTCCCCTACCCTGACATTTTGAGGACTACAAAATCCTTTTGACAGAATTGATATAACTATCAGTGATTCAGTGACCTTTCTTCCAGCTCCATCTACTTAATCATACTATTCATTCATACTGTTCTTGATCACAAGTATGCAGCTCACGCTTCTAGTTTACTATATGCATTCCAGAGAAACATAAGCAAAGataatattattacaattaacagtcaaaacgaaacaataaaattatggtATTAAAGTATCCCAAAGGACAAACGGTCAATTGTCAATTATCATAACTTCTAAACTAAAAATTCAGTTTACAGCGAACATAAAGCATCTATGGAACTTAAACCAAAAATACTATCCCATGAGAAGCTTGAAGAATCTCAAGACCAACCTCAGCACACTTTTTGGGTAGGACTAAACGCCCAATTCGTCCAGCATCACTTGCACTCAAGGTTTTCTGAAACAAGGGAGTAATTACAGAATTTGAACTGTGATGGAGTTAAGATATTGTAGCTTCAAGTATGGCATTAGAAATAATTGGAAATCAAAGAgcattaaaatagttattatcaAAACCAACAGCACAATTATGCGATTTGAAGGATACTCTATGGATATTTGTTGTAGTTCAAGATCAGTACACCTGGGCCAGTACCGTGGCAGCAACTGGTTTCTTCCTCGGGCATCTGCTCGTGGTCGCCCATTGCGAACCTGAGCCTCACCTGATGAGTCAGGTGCTAAATGCATAGTGCCATTAAAATGCTTTCCTGGAGGTGGTGGAGTTTGTTGAGGGTGACTTCCAGTTACCCCAAGCTGgccatttctttcattttggcATGAATTAGGCACCGGCAAACCAAATGGTTGAGTCGATGACTCTTCCTTCAGAGAAGAAGGCTGCTGACACATATTTAAACATGAACTTGCTTTGTCCTCATTCCTCATTCCTGAAATATAATGAAGAATCAGGTTATACATTATACTTCAAGTTATTAAGAGATCATTCCACCTTCTAAACCAGATAACAGAAACGCAGGAAAGTTCAGAGAATGTCAAAGCTTGCATTACCATTCATAAGCTTCATCTCCCGTGGGCAAATTGTAACATTCCAATGAACTGGTAATCCAGTATAATCCTCGCTTTTCTTTTCCAAGGCTGAGGCAGGTAATCTTTCATTGCAATACATTTTGTCAAAGCTATTGGATAATTCAGCTAAAGAAGGCACATCTGGTATCAGGTCAGTCGAAGAAGCAGAATTGAACAGACTGGGCGCTTGCTTCCAGGGTACAGGACCTGATCCAGCCAACTGATTCCAACCTTTAGCAGATAGATCTCTAAGTCTATCAGATAAACGATTTTGAAGGGAAAAAGATTGTGGCCACGGCAGGTTAGAAGGCTGAGAAACAGATAACAAAATAGAGTCACTATGGCAAAACTGTTTCATTCAATGATCCAAACaggacataaaaataagatattgtCTAAGCATCATGATTCAGCAATCAATTCAACTTGATTGCTCACCATGGAGTTTAAGATTTAAAGGAATAAGGTAGTAGTAACAAGAGGAAATTAGCAACTAAGAGAGGACATGTGTAAACCCTGAGTAGAAAAATAAAGGCAAACCCTTACTGCTGGTTCCATATTCATAAAGTTAGATatcccaaattaaaaaaaaaaacaaaaacaaaaacaaaacaaacaaaacaaaaccaagAGAGGTAACCCAAAAAAGAtgtggaaagaaagagaggaaatgGAAAGACAAAGGACAAATTAATACAGAAGTGTCAAAAAATGTCTCAACAATATATAGTAGGCTTGTCTGGCCATAATTTAATAGGAAGAGCAGCAAAGGAAAATTGAAGTAATTATCTAAAACTGGCATTCCTTATAATTGATTCCATGGACTTTTTTTATGTGATTATAAATgccaaattaaaataagaactCCAGCTTCAATATCTTTCAATTTCGTCACACACTTCTTGATGAACTGGTCCTTCTCAGATTTACTTtgaaacaacatataatatttcaaCCAAGAATCTTCACCTTATTTGTCCGTTGACAATGAAATGACAACTTCAATAGTTCGTTTTGCCATAAACGCAAAAACAAAGAGGGCATGCATAAAACCCACAGGACACTCATACATGTTATACGAAGCACTAAAAATCAAGCCCAAACAGGAGAGGGAAACACTAAAGTCCGTTCAATAAAGAATCTTaccataataatatttttgcgGGCACATGCATAACATTCAATCCCTCCGGGATCCAGCAACATGAAGGAATGACTTGAAACAATACATCCACAATGAACTCTCTGCAAAGAACGATTAATCATCAGTTAAATCTACAAAATTCAAACTTGGTCACGGGAATCAGTGTAAAACCCTTTGCCTCAAACATAGTAACAGGAACACCATAAAGCATTCAGGCAACAGTAATCATCAATTAAGATTACATGATCCAAACTCAGCTTTGGAAACCTATGTAACATCCTTTGCATTGAACATAGTAACAGTAACATTTATAAAGCAATTCAAACAACCATAAAAAAGACTTGGCTCACCTTTCTACAAGTCTCACAACTCCTCCAACCAGAAGCATTTGAGTGGAAAATTTCACAGAACCTCCCTTCTTCAAAAGCAGAGCTAAGTATCACAGAACAACcaaattttacaaaatgaaTAGCACATGTGCATCATGCACGAGGACAATATCAAAACATATGATAAGTAACAGGCGAGATTATTTACATATAGCCAACTAAATTCTTGTACACGTCATTTCCTATCGAGCACAAAAGACA
Protein-coding sequences here:
- the LOC108342860 gene encoding B3 domain-containing protein Os07g0563300, yielding MNSSGTTTTTFFKNPVFTLSLTYKTLTGPSSLLSLSKTLFFFSLLPLFLSLIADQAAQTVAVVDSVGFRAAMASASSSTKLCFNSDCKELRPERPKKGWRLRSGELAELCDRCGSAFEEGRFCEIFHSNASGWRSCETCRKRVHCGCIVSSHSFMLLDPGGIECYACARKNIIMPSNLPWPQSFSLQNRLSDRLRDLSAKGWNQLAGSGPVPWKQAPSLFNSASSTDLIPDVPSLAELSNSFDKMYCNERLPASALEKKSEDYTGLPVHWNVTICPREMKLMNGMRNEDKASSCLNMCQQPSSLKEESSTQPFGLPVPNSCQNERNGQLGVTGSHPQQTPPPPGKHFNGTMHLAPDSSGEAQVRNGRPRADARGRNQLLPRYWPRCTDLELQQISIDSNSVITPLFQKTLSASDAGRIGRLVLPKKCAETYFPPISQPEGLPLKILDAKGKEWIFQFRFWPNNNSRMYVLEGVTPCIQSMQLQAGDTVTFSRLEPEGRLVMGFRKASSAVPSDQDNETNKSGNGFSAHGEVELADPNSWSKVDKSGYIAKEALGSKSLISRKRKSGILGSKSKRLRIENEDLIELKITWQEAQGLLRPPPSHIPSIVVIEGFEFEEYEEAPVLGKPTIFTSDNVGEKIQWAQCEDCLKWRKLPASALLPSKWTCADNSWDPERSSCSAAPELTAEQLENLLPPCNSAVPKKMKAAKQDPDNAEALEGLDTLANLAILGEGEALPASAQATTKHPRHRPGCSCIVCIQPPSGKGPKHKQTCTCNVCLTVKRRFRTLMLRREKKQSEKEAETTRKKQQQQHSQPLPSSEILLDEDSLPCSNTGDSSPNHNKEGNDGSDDDPNRIKSSVSPFKGQIDLNIQPEREEELSPGSDSGGMMKLLHDATERYLKQQTVNSGTGDSAGSQSQLVGDAMREDKLSNGVTHGSSSHSTDKEHAQSLSMNV